In Helicobacter colisuis, one genomic interval encodes:
- the lpxC gene encoding UDP-3-O-acyl-N-acetylglucosamine deacetylase translates to MRQQTLAKPIELVGIGLHKGVPVKMRLEPLEENSGIHFFRSDAGVNIPLKPENVVDTTMATVIAKEGYKVSTIEHLLSAIHAYGIDNLRIVLDNEEVPIMDGSSIGYCMLLEEAGIIQQNAPKKILKIKSPIEVKEGDKFVRLEPSKECIFDFSIHFPHPAIGTQNYKFTFSTYNYKEEIARARTFGFLNEVQYLRSKGLALGGSLDNAIVLDETTILNKDGLRYKEEFVRHKILDAIGDMCLLGIPLLGAYVSYAGSHKLNHLLTKKIFEENDAYEIIQSFQEDDDYALAYQNA, encoded by the coding sequence ATGAGACAGCAAACACTCGCTAAACCAATTGAATTAGTCGGAATTGGACTACACAAAGGTGTCCCTGTAAAAATGCGCTTAGAGCCTTTAGAAGAAAATAGTGGAATCCACTTTTTTAGAAGTGATGCTGGGGTAAATATCCCACTCAAACCTGAAAATGTCGTGGATACCACAATGGCAACGGTGATTGCTAAAGAGGGGTATAAGGTCTCGACTATTGAACATTTACTCTCTGCAATCCACGCTTATGGGATTGACAATCTAAGAATCGTGCTTGACAATGAAGAAGTGCCTATTATGGATGGCAGTAGTATTGGGTATTGTATGCTACTTGAAGAAGCAGGAATCATACAGCAAAATGCACCTAAAAAAATTCTCAAAATTAAATCCCCCATTGAAGTTAAAGAGGGCGACAAATTTGTAAGGCTAGAGCCAAGCAAAGAGTGTATATTTGACTTTTCTATCCATTTTCCTCACCCTGCCATTGGCACACAAAATTATAAATTCACTTTTTCCACTTATAATTACAAAGAAGAAATTGCTCGTGCAAGAACCTTTGGATTTTTAAATGAAGTGCAATACCTCCGTTCAAAAGGACTTGCGCTAGGCGGTTCTTTAGATAATGCTATCGTGCTAGATGAAACTACGATTTTAAACAAAGACGGATTACGCTACAAAGAAGAATTTGTCCGACACAAAATCTTAGATGCTATTGGTGATATGTGTTTGCTTGGCATTCCTTTGCTTGGTGCTTATGTTTCTTATGCAGGAAGCCATAAACTCAACCACCTTTTAACTAAAAAAATTTTTGAAGAAAATGATGCTTATGAAATCATTCAATCATTCCAAGAAGATGATGATTACGCATTAGCCTATCAAAACGCCTAA
- a CDS encoding cation diffusion facilitator family transporter yields the protein MTIQKKATIISSLVASLLICVKFIVGILSGSVAILASAIDSLLDLCISLFNLYAITKSEQPANSSFNYGKGKIESLAAVIEGSIISASGAFILYESFKKLILGSELNYLTYSVWVMVFSIIITTLLVLYLNFVAKKSNNLVIKSDALHYKTDILSNLAVLVALVMIYFTGFNELDALFGIGIGIYIIYSAWTLLKSGVLILLDRALDANIIQSIEKILNSAPINSYHDLKTRQSGETYFLEVHLVFNAEISLLEAHDIADSIEKQIKALEGSWIVITHLDPEDDEGR from the coding sequence ATGACGATTCAAAAAAAAGCAACCATTATCTCTAGCCTTGTCGCCTCTCTTTTAATTTGCGTTAAATTTATTGTAGGAATCTTAAGTGGTTCAGTTGCTATCTTAGCTTCTGCTATTGATTCTTTACTTGATTTATGCATTTCTCTTTTTAATCTTTATGCCATTACCAAATCCGAGCAACCTGCCAATTCTTCTTTTAATTATGGAAAGGGGAAAATCGAATCACTAGCAGCAGTTATTGAGGGTAGCATTATTTCTGCTTCGGGGGCTTTTATTCTCTATGAATCCTTTAAAAAACTCATTTTAGGGAGTGAATTAAATTATCTTACTTATTCTGTATGGGTAATGGTATTTTCTATTATAATTACAACTTTACTCGTTCTTTATCTTAATTTTGTAGCCAAAAAAAGCAATAATCTTGTTATTAAATCTGATGCCTTACACTATAAAACCGATATTTTAAGTAATCTAGCCGTTCTTGTTGCTTTAGTTATGATTTATTTTACAGGATTCAATGAGCTTGATGCACTCTTTGGAATTGGGATTGGAATCTACATTATCTATTCAGCTTGGACGCTTTTAAAAAGTGGAGTTTTGATTTTATTAGATAGGGCGTTAGATGCAAATATTATTCAATCCATTGAAAAAATACTTAATAGTGCGCCTATTAATAGCTACCACGATTTAAAAACAAGACAAAGTGGAGAGACTTATTTCCTTGAAGTGCATTTGGTTTTTAATGCTGAAATTTCTTTATTAGAAGCACATGACATTGCCGATTCCATAGAAAAGCAAATCAAAGCCTTAGAGGGTAGCTGGATTGTTATCACTCACCTAGATCCTGAAGATGATGAGGGGCGCTAA
- a CDS encoding septum site-determining protein MinC gives MVEARQRSLRSFIFIAGQEEETIAYIQKHFVLLKDFLLVFTYPITDKLLEFLHSQKLAFVEQKNSKKILSKLPETTIPQESITKAESTPPTSQDQEPKNETLILHRTIRSGEEIISKGDITIFGRVNSGAMIQAQGNVQIFGEISGNVFCNGNYMILGPTKEGNILFDGEIIERDKLSQNYQKIYKKNNEIIIEDLL, from the coding sequence ATGGTAGAAGCACGACAAAGAAGCCTTAGATCTTTTATCTTTATAGCAGGTCAAGAAGAAGAAACTATTGCATATATCCAAAAACATTTTGTCTTGCTAAAAGATTTTTTACTTGTCTTTACCTACCCTATTACAGATAAACTTTTAGAATTTTTGCATTCACAAAAACTCGCCTTTGTCGAACAGAAAAATTCTAAAAAGATTCTCTCTAAACTACCTGAAACCACAATCCCACAAGAATCCATCACAAAAGCAGAATCCACACCACCCACTTCACAAGACCAAGAGCCCAAAAATGAAACACTAATACTGCACAGAACAATCCGTAGCGGAGAAGAAATCATCTCAAAAGGCGATATTACTATTTTTGGTCGTGTGAATAGTGGAGCGATGATTCAAGCTCAAGGTAATGTCCAAATCTTTGGTGAAATTAGTGGTAATGTTTTTTGTAATGGAAATTATATGATTCTAGGTCCTACAAAAGAGGGAAATATTCTTTTTGATGGCGAAATTATTGAAAGAGATAAACTCTCACAAAATTACCAAAAAATTTACAAAAAAAATAATGAAATCATAATTGAGGATTTATTATGA